From a region of the Hemitrygon akajei chromosome 16, sHemAka1.3, whole genome shotgun sequence genome:
- the crlf1b gene encoding cytokine receptor-like factor 1b isoform X1: MPPFHFLLSLCMMRLVLCSAPLGEVFPQDPILTIGSSLTATCTVSPEAKVDSRDLYWTLNGQKLSSELYTVVNNTTLMVTMKGLNGSQQQSGDNLVCHRADGRILAGSCLYVGLPPEKPTNITCWSKNTKDLTCKWSPGSRGETFLRTKYTLKYKLRWYGKENQCQEMGTDGPNSCYIPKDLALFTPYEIWVEASNKLGSAASDIISLDILDVVTTDAPSDVQVNRVGDLEDQLSVCWSSPPALKDFFFQAKYQIRYRVEDSTDWKVVDDIGNQTLCRLAGLRPGTVYFVQVRCNPVGIYGSRKAGIWSEWSIPTAASTPRNERSSNTCYQKSGESGSNLRRELKQFFGWVKKHAYGCTALNIKLYDQWRVWLQKSHKTRNQNQEVSVFIGSQEDTPAR; the protein is encoded by the exons ATGCCGCCCTTCCATTTTCTTCTTTCGCTCTGCATGATGAGGCTGGTTTTGTGCTCAGCAC CACTTGGGGAAGTTTTCCCCCAGGATCCGATCCTGACCATTGGCTCTTCGCTGACTGCCACTTGCACTGTAAGCCCAGAGGCAAAAGTGGACTCACGGGATCTCTACTGGACACTGAATGGCCAGAAGCTTAGCTCTGAACTCTACACTGTGGTGAACAACACTACGCTGATGGTGACCATGAAGGGACTGAACGGTTCACAGCAACAGTCTGGTGACAATCTGGTGTGTCACCGAGCAGACGGGAGGATTCTGGCCGGGTCCTGCCTCTATGTTGGTC TTCCCCCCGAGAAACCCACCAACATCACCTGCTGGTCCAAGAACACCAAGGATCTCACCTGTAAATGGAGCCCGGGGAGTCGGGGAGAAACCTTCCTTCGTACAAAGTACACACTGAAATACAAGTTACG GTGGTATGGCAAAGAGAACCAGTGCCAGGAAATGGGCACAGATGGACCAAACTCTTGCTACATCCCCAAGGATCTGGCTCTCTTCACCCCATATGAAATCTGGGTCGAGGCTTCAAACAAATTGGGCTCAGCAGCTTCAGACATCATCTCTCTGGACATTCTGGATGTGG TTACCACTGATGCCCCGTCCGACGTTCAGGTGAATCGTGTTGGTGATCTTGAGGATCAGCTCAGCGTCTGTTGGAGCTCCCCGCCGGCCCTGAAGGACTTCTTCTTTCAAGCCAAATACCAGATTCGCTATCGTGTGGAGGACAGCACTGACTGGAAG GTTGTGGATGACATTGGAAACCAAACCTTGTGCCGTCTGGCAGGGCTGAGGCCAGGAACTGTGTACTTTGTACAGGTGCGATGTAACCCAGTTGGTATTTATGGGTCCAGGAAGGCAGGAATTTGGAGTGAATGGAGTATCCCTACAGCTGCCTCTACTCCCAGGAATG AGCGCTCCAGCAATACTTGTTACCAGAAAAGTGGGGAGAGTGGCTCAAACCTGAGACGGGAGTTGAAGCAATTCTTTGGCTGGGTGAAGAAGCATGCCTACGGATGTACAGCCCTCAACATCAAACTGTATGACCAATGGCGTGTGTGGCTGCAGAAGTCCCACAAGACACGCAACCAG AATCAAGAAGTCTCTGTTTTCATTGGATCGCAGGAGG ATACTCCCGCCCGGTAA
- the crlf1b gene encoding cytokine receptor-like factor 1b isoform X2: MVTMKGLNGSQQQSGDNLVCHRADGRILAGSCLYVGLPPEKPTNITCWSKNTKDLTCKWSPGSRGETFLRTKYTLKYKLRWYGKENQCQEMGTDGPNSCYIPKDLALFTPYEIWVEASNKLGSAASDIISLDILDVVTTDAPSDVQVNRVGDLEDQLSVCWSSPPALKDFFFQAKYQIRYRVEDSTDWKVVDDIGNQTLCRLAGLRPGTVYFVQVRCNPVGIYGSRKAGIWSEWSIPTAASTPRNERSSNTCYQKSGESGSNLRRELKQFFGWVKKHAYGCTALNIKLYDQWRVWLQKSHKTRNQNQEVSVFIGSQEDTPAR, encoded by the exons ATGGTGACCATGAAGGGACTGAACGGTTCACAGCAACAGTCTGGTGACAATCTGGTGTGTCACCGAGCAGACGGGAGGATTCTGGCCGGGTCCTGCCTCTATGTTGGTC TTCCCCCCGAGAAACCCACCAACATCACCTGCTGGTCCAAGAACACCAAGGATCTCACCTGTAAATGGAGCCCGGGGAGTCGGGGAGAAACCTTCCTTCGTACAAAGTACACACTGAAATACAAGTTACG GTGGTATGGCAAAGAGAACCAGTGCCAGGAAATGGGCACAGATGGACCAAACTCTTGCTACATCCCCAAGGATCTGGCTCTCTTCACCCCATATGAAATCTGGGTCGAGGCTTCAAACAAATTGGGCTCAGCAGCTTCAGACATCATCTCTCTGGACATTCTGGATGTGG TTACCACTGATGCCCCGTCCGACGTTCAGGTGAATCGTGTTGGTGATCTTGAGGATCAGCTCAGCGTCTGTTGGAGCTCCCCGCCGGCCCTGAAGGACTTCTTCTTTCAAGCCAAATACCAGATTCGCTATCGTGTGGAGGACAGCACTGACTGGAAG GTTGTGGATGACATTGGAAACCAAACCTTGTGCCGTCTGGCAGGGCTGAGGCCAGGAACTGTGTACTTTGTACAGGTGCGATGTAACCCAGTTGGTATTTATGGGTCCAGGAAGGCAGGAATTTGGAGTGAATGGAGTATCCCTACAGCTGCCTCTACTCCCAGGAATG AGCGCTCCAGCAATACTTGTTACCAGAAAAGTGGGGAGAGTGGCTCAAACCTGAGACGGGAGTTGAAGCAATTCTTTGGCTGGGTGAAGAAGCATGCCTACGGATGTACAGCCCTCAACATCAAACTGTATGACCAATGGCGTGTGTGGCTGCAGAAGTCCCACAAGACACGCAACCAG AATCAAGAAGTCTCTGTTTTCATTGGATCGCAGGAGG ATACTCCCGCCCGGTAA